In Pseudobacter ginsenosidimutans, the following are encoded in one genomic region:
- a CDS encoding tetratricopeptide repeat protein produces the protein MKQCCLLFLSSFILFACNNSDGTKGARPANNDSPAIGCYNPQTTDKAWYTSGKKAPRLEGLEGIDFKISTASNEVQDYFNQGMMLAYGFNHAEAARSFFEATRLDSTCAMAYWGFAYVLGPNYNAGMEEDNFQRAYEAAVKAKALSKSCTPKEKALIDALSVRYVAEPPASRSELDIAYAAAMKKVYTQFPNDPDIGALYAESMMDLHPWDLYEKDTKAPKAWTPELLSVLEHLMKINPKHPGAHHFYIHALEASATPEKALPSSRMLDTLVRGSGHLVHMPSHIYINTGDYHLGSLSNIEAVKVDSIYTTVCHAQGAYPLSYYPHNYHFLVATATLEGNSSLAWEAARQLQHHTSEEIMRMPGWGTLQHYYTIPFYTAVKLSLWDTVLSLPAPPNDLVYPRAIWHYAKGMAYLGKHHLSNAKKEMDSVKILAADTTLKDLTVWSINTTADLAQIASKVLAAGIAFQEKKTDQSIELLKEAVALEDKLNYNEPPDWFFSVRHHLGALLLKAGKYNEAEKVYDQDLRVWKKNGWALIGLYNALTQQAKNREAQKVHAAFVESWKYADKKISSSSSIGD, from the coding sequence ATGAAACAATGCTGCTTATTATTTCTTTCTTCTTTTATCCTTTTTGCCTGCAACAACAGTGATGGAACAAAAGGTGCCCGGCCGGCGAATAATGATTCCCCGGCCATAGGTTGCTATAACCCGCAAACAACCGACAAAGCCTGGTATACTTCAGGAAAAAAAGCTCCCCGGCTGGAAGGCCTGGAGGGCATCGATTTCAAAATTTCAACTGCATCCAATGAAGTGCAGGATTACTTCAACCAGGGAATGATGCTTGCGTATGGGTTTAATCATGCTGAAGCAGCGAGATCTTTCTTTGAAGCCACCCGCCTGGATTCTACCTGCGCGATGGCGTACTGGGGCTTTGCATATGTGTTAGGCCCCAATTACAATGCAGGCATGGAAGAGGATAATTTTCAGCGGGCTTATGAAGCTGCCGTGAAAGCGAAGGCTCTTTCGAAATCCTGCACGCCCAAAGAAAAAGCACTTATCGATGCATTATCTGTCCGATATGTTGCAGAACCTCCCGCCAGCCGAAGCGAACTGGATATTGCTTATGCAGCAGCAATGAAAAAAGTGTACACACAATTTCCCAATGATCCGGACATTGGCGCATTGTATGCTGAATCAATGATGGATCTTCATCCCTGGGACTTATATGAAAAAGATACAAAAGCGCCCAAAGCATGGACACCAGAACTGTTGAGCGTTTTGGAGCACCTGATGAAGATCAATCCGAAGCACCCCGGGGCGCATCATTTTTATATACATGCACTGGAAGCATCTGCCACTCCAGAAAAAGCCCTGCCCAGTTCGAGAATGCTGGATACACTGGTGCGGGGTTCAGGCCACCTGGTGCATATGCCTTCGCATATTTATATCAATACTGGCGATTATCATCTGGGATCACTGTCCAATATCGAAGCTGTAAAAGTGGACAGCATTTATACAACGGTCTGTCATGCGCAGGGTGCTTATCCTTTATCGTATTATCCGCATAATTATCATTTTCTGGTGGCCACTGCCACGCTGGAAGGTAATTCATCGCTGGCATGGGAGGCCGCCAGGCAATTGCAGCATCATACATCAGAAGAAATAATGCGAATGCCCGGCTGGGGAACCCTTCAACATTATTACACTATTCCATTTTATACTGCAGTAAAACTTTCCTTGTGGGATACAGTGCTGTCCCTTCCCGCTCCGCCCAATGATCTTGTATATCCCCGTGCAATCTGGCATTATGCAAAAGGAATGGCTTATTTGGGAAAGCATCACTTGTCCAATGCAAAAAAAGAAATGGATAGCGTGAAGATATTGGCGGCGGATACCACCCTGAAAGACCTTACTGTGTGGAGCATCAACACTACAGCAGACCTTGCACAGATCGCTTCGAAAGTTTTGGCTGCCGGTATAGCATTTCAGGAAAAAAAGACAGATCAATCCATCGAATTGCTGAAAGAAGCTGTTGCACTTGAAGACAAGCTCAATTACAATGAGCCACCGGATTGGTTCTTTTCAGTGAGACACCATCTGGGTGCATTATTGCTGAAAGCAGGAAAATACAATGAAGCAGAGAAAGTTTATGATCAGGATCTGCGGGTTTGGAAGAAGAATGGATGGGCGCTGATCGGATTGTACAATGCATTGACCCAGCAGGCAAAGAACAGGGAAGCACAGAAGGTTCATGCAGCATTTGTAGAATCCTGGAAATATGCAGATAAGAAAATTTCATCCTCTTCAAGTATCGGGGATTAG
- a CDS encoding alpha/beta fold hydrolase, translated as MKKHWTNILSFAIVMSVMASCQSPSKNEQKGTDTQVEKDTIGNIEPDESGYADVNGLKMYYEVYGKGKPIVLLHGSFMNIPLNWSNIIPVLSKDRKVIVAEMQGHGRTKDIPRKFSYQNMADDVSALLKHLKTDSADVLGYSMGGGVAFQFAVRHPQQLRRLVILSGTYAHNGWWPDVEASFAAINADMFKGTPIQKQYDSLGNDPSRFGEYIKKVMSPDLEPYDWSKEVKNIQAPIFMAIGDADGVRYEHALDLFRAKGGGKMGDLHGLPKSRLAIIPGTTHIGMMLHTGWWLPMVTDFLDSDLSPTPPTF; from the coding sequence ATGAAAAAGCATTGGACTAACATCCTCTCGTTTGCTATCGTGATGTCAGTAATGGCATCCTGTCAATCGCCATCAAAGAATGAACAAAAAGGAACTGATACACAAGTAGAAAAAGATACTATCGGGAACATTGAGCCGGATGAATCGGGCTATGCCGATGTAAATGGTTTGAAGATGTATTATGAAGTGTATGGAAAGGGTAAGCCCATTGTACTGTTGCATGGTTCTTTCATGAACATTCCTCTGAACTGGTCGAATATCATTCCTGTTCTATCGAAAGACCGGAAAGTGATCGTTGCAGAAATGCAGGGCCATGGCCGCACCAAAGATATTCCCCGGAAATTCAGTTATCAAAACATGGCAGACGATGTGTCTGCTTTGCTGAAACATCTCAAAACAGACAGCGCAGATGTACTCGGTTATAGTATGGGAGGCGGTGTTGCATTTCAGTTTGCAGTGCGTCATCCTCAACAATTACGCAGGCTGGTGATATTGTCGGGCACATATGCGCATAACGGATGGTGGCCCGATGTGGAAGCCAGTTTTGCTGCTATCAATGCAGACATGTTCAAAGGAACACCGATACAGAAACAATACGATAGTCTGGGCAATGATCCGTCACGTTTCGGAGAGTATATAAAGAAAGTGATGAGCCCTGATCTTGAACCTTATGACTGGTCTAAGGAAGTAAAGAATATACAGGCTCCCATTTTTATGGCCATTGGTGATGCTGATGGAGTCCGGTACGAACATGCACTGGACCTGTTTCGTGCAAAGGGTGGTGGTAAAATGGGCGATTTACACGGATTACCAAAGTCGAGGCTGGCGATTATTCCCGGTACTACGCATATCGGTATGATGCTGCATACGGGATGGTGGCTGCCGATGGTGACCGATTTTCTGGATTCCGACCTGAGCCCAACGCCACCTACATTCTAG
- a CDS encoding VOC family protein, with protein sequence MKKVTGLGGVFFKCADPKGMNDWYAKNLGLTTSEYGTNFEWLHADDPGKKGTTVWCAFPQDTQYFNPSAKPFMINYRVENLVELVEELRKSDVTIVDEIAEYDYGKFVHILDPEGNIIELWEPREESDKQS encoded by the coding sequence ATGAAAAAAGTAACAGGCCTGGGCGGTGTTTTCTTTAAATGCGCTGACCCAAAAGGAATGAACGATTGGTATGCCAAAAACCTGGGATTGACTACAAGCGAATATGGAACCAATTTTGAATGGCTACATGCCGATGATCCAGGCAAAAAAGGGACCACTGTATGGTGTGCATTTCCGCAGGATACGCAATACTTCAATCCTTCAGCCAAGCCTTTCATGATCAATTACAGGGTAGAAAACCTGGTTGAGCTGGTTGAAGAACTAAGAAAGAGCGATGTGACCATTGTTGATGAAATTGCGGAATACGATTATGGTAAATTCGTTCATATTCTCGATCCTGAAGGAAATATCATCGAGCTGTGGGAACCCAGGGAAGAATCGGATAAGCAATCCTGA
- a CDS encoding RluA family pseudouridine synthase, with the protein MSNDILQKISWFRNEQIAGIALPERFTFPFYYEPHPLAKIAVSELQHYLETQTDLDHNFGLSPEKEGSVIGKMFGVLVVQDAEGKLGYLSAFSGKLANSNDHPKFVPPVFDMLIENSFFLKEVEIISAVNHRITEICSDEDYQSLRENIEKLSAQSAQEISTLKTQLRSNKITRDQIRESNRSLSKQDYHLAEAGLIRESLFDKRLLRDLTNKWKPLLEEKQTRLSQIEKAIEALKNERRERSAALQQQLFEKYSFLNKNGKRKSLQEVFSQTPFGKPPSAAGECATPKLLQFAFENGYKPLAMAEFWWGASPVSEIRKHKHFYPACTGKCKPILAHMLEGMPVEENPFLVNTDGRYDLEIIFEDDSLAVVNKPAGLRSVPGVDIEDSVYSRLKNIWKKTEPLMVHRLDMDTSGLLVIAKTQQVHKHLQRQFLQRTVSKRYRALLSKVIDQSEGEIDLPLSADLFNRPRQLVCFETGKKSVTKWKMIKRYKATTKVDFWPLTGRTHQLRMHAAHELGLDAPIVGDDLYGTASERMCLHAASIEFMHPKTKEKISFEVEESF; encoded by the coding sequence TTGAGCAACGATATACTTCAGAAAATTTCCTGGTTCCGGAATGAGCAGATTGCCGGGATTGCATTACCTGAGCGGTTCACTTTTCCATTTTATTATGAGCCGCATCCATTGGCAAAGATTGCTGTTTCCGAACTACAGCACTACCTCGAAACACAAACGGACCTTGACCATAATTTTGGACTGAGCCCGGAAAAGGAAGGTTCTGTTATCGGGAAAATGTTTGGTGTTCTGGTAGTGCAGGATGCGGAGGGGAAACTGGGTTACCTTTCTGCATTTTCAGGTAAACTGGCCAACTCCAATGATCACCCGAAATTTGTTCCTCCTGTATTTGATATGCTAATTGAAAACAGTTTTTTTCTTAAAGAGGTGGAGATCATCAGCGCTGTTAACCACAGGATCACAGAGATCTGCTCGGATGAAGACTATCAATCATTAAGAGAGAACATCGAAAAATTATCCGCTCAATCCGCACAGGAAATTTCAACCTTAAAAACACAGTTAAGAAGCAACAAAATAACGCGTGATCAGATCCGTGAATCGAACAGAAGCCTGAGTAAGCAAGATTACCACCTGGCTGAAGCCGGTCTGATACGTGAAAGTCTCTTCGATAAACGCCTGCTCAGGGACCTTACCAACAAATGGAAACCGCTGCTGGAGGAAAAGCAAACCAGGCTGTCACAAATCGAAAAAGCCATCGAAGCCCTGAAAAATGAACGCAGGGAAAGATCAGCCGCATTGCAGCAACAACTATTTGAAAAATATTCATTCCTGAATAAAAACGGAAAAAGAAAAAGCCTGCAAGAGGTTTTCAGCCAGACACCATTTGGCAAACCACCTTCAGCAGCCGGCGAATGCGCTACACCCAAACTGCTGCAGTTCGCATTTGAGAACGGTTACAAACCCTTAGCGATGGCCGAATTCTGGTGGGGAGCTTCCCCGGTATCCGAGATCAGAAAACATAAACATTTCTATCCGGCCTGCACTGGAAAATGCAAACCTATTCTGGCACATATGCTGGAAGGAATGCCTGTTGAAGAGAATCCTTTCCTGGTAAACACAGATGGCAGATATGATCTCGAAATAATTTTTGAAGACGATAGCCTTGCGGTGGTGAACAAGCCGGCGGGACTACGTTCTGTTCCCGGAGTTGATATTGAGGACTCGGTTTATTCCAGGCTGAAAAATATTTGGAAAAAAACTGAACCACTAATGGTTCACCGGCTCGACATGGATACTTCGGGGCTCCTGGTGATTGCTAAGACCCAACAGGTGCACAAGCATCTCCAAAGGCAATTCCTGCAACGAACTGTCAGTAAAAGATACAGGGCATTACTTTCCAAAGTGATCGATCAGTCAGAAGGAGAGATCGATCTTCCGCTCAGTGCCGATCTTTTCAACCGGCCAAGGCAACTCGTTTGTTTTGAAACCGGAAAGAAAAGCGTCACAAAATGGAAAATGATAAAACGGTACAAGGCCACCACCAAAGTCGATTTTTGGCCGCTTACCGGAAGGACCCACCAATTGCGTATGCACGCTGCTCATGAATTAGGACTTGATGCTCCCATTGTAGGAGATGATCTTTACGGAACAGCGTCAGAAAGAATGTGTCTGCACGCAGCATCTATCGAATTTATGCATCCCAAAACAAAAGAAAAGATCAGCTTCGAAGTGGAAGAAAGTTTTTGA